The Methanomassiliicoccales archaeon genome contains the following window.
GAAGGTGTTTCCTGCGAGTGTCCTCGGCCCGAGATACATCCAAGAGGTGCACGGCCCCCTTCCTCAGATCCCACTCGTTCCCACAGGCGGAATCACCGCGGAGAACGCTGGCGAGTTCATCAAAGCTGGCGCGGCCATGGTTTGTGTGGGGTCCTGGCTTGTGGATAAGAAAGCCGTGGCCGAAGGTCGCTACGAAATCCTCACCCAGAGAGCCCATGCCCTTATGGAAGCGGTAAAGCGAGCGCGTGAGGAGCTCCGCGAAAAATAAAAAGGAGGCGCAGATGCCCTACGATCTTGTAACGTTTGGAGAAACGATGATTCGTCTCTCTCCTCCGAACTTTCAGCGTCTAGAACAGACAAAATCTCTTGATGTGAATGTTGGTGGGGCGGAATTGAACGTGGCCGTGGCTGCCCAACGGTTGGGACTCCGCTGCGCTTACGTCACGCGCCTTACCAACAACCCCTTGGGCCGAATGATTGCCAATAAGGCCCGGGAACAGGGAGTTGACACGTCTCATATCGTTTGGACCGATGGCGATCGCGTTGGCCTCTATTTCGTGGAGTTCGGAGCTAGCCCCCGGGCAAGCTCCGTTCTTTACGATCGCCAAGACTCAGCTATGGCCAAAATCCAGCCCGGGGAAGTGGATTGGGACAAAATCTTTTCGCAAACAAAGGCCTTCCACACTACCGGAATCACCCCAGCCCTCTCCCCCTCCGCGGCAGAAGCTACAAAGGAAGCAGTGAAAAAAGCCAAAGAACATGGAGTTTTCGTTTCCATAGATCTCAACTACCGCGCCCGCCTCTGGAGCCAAGAAGAGGCACGACGAGTCATGACCAAACTCGTCTCTCAGGCAGACGTTCTCATAACCACTGAAGAGGACGCGGAACGGGTGTTCGGGGTGAAAGAAGAATCCTTCGAGAAGGTAGCCGAGCGCCTGAACCAGATGTTCAGGAACCTGAAGGCAGTGGCCATCACGATCCGCGAAACGCCTTCCGTTTGGCGCAACACTTGGACCGCTTTGGCCTATAGCGACGGCCAGATCTTCCGCGCCCCAGTGTTTGACCTGGAAATCGTCGACCGGGTAGGTGCAGGCGACGCCTTTGCCGGTGGCTTCCTCTTCGGTTACCTCACGAAAGATGTGCAGACCGGGCTCAACTACGGCGTGGCTATCTCCGCCCTCAAGCAGACCAACCCCGGCGATTTTGTGTGGGCGACAAAAGAGGAGTGCGA
Protein-coding sequences here:
- a CDS encoding sugar kinase is translated as MPYDLVTFGETMIRLSPPNFQRLEQTKSLDVNVGGAELNVAVAAQRLGLRCAYVTRLTNNPLGRMIANKAREQGVDTSHIVWTDGDRVGLYFVEFGASPRASSVLYDRQDSAMAKIQPGEVDWDKIFSQTKAFHTTGITPALSPSAAEATKEAVKKAKEHGVFVSIDLNYRARLWSQEEARRVMTKLVSQADVLITTEEDAERVFGVKEESFEKVAERLNQMFRNLKAVAITIRETPSVWRNTWTALAYSDGQIFRAPVFDLEIVDRVGAGDAFAGGFLFGYLTKDVQTGLNYGVAISALKQTNPGDFVWATKEEC